In the Nicotiana tabacum cultivar K326 chromosome 16, ASM71507v2, whole genome shotgun sequence genome, one interval contains:
- the LOC107828933 gene encoding agamous-like MADS-box protein AGL62, with amino-acid sequence MEKKNENEDWEKEIKKKSKGRQKIRIEKIANRNSLQVTFSKRRAGVFKKASELSALCGAEVAVIVESPAGKVYSFGNPCVDSVINRYETGGHDEDGFSAALRLQIEEESKKKYLEAMGILDKEKAVSVGDSGTNNWWEDLSLDNLGLQELQECMASMEVLKNNLLKRADDLANSSHDVLHQFGALPLHYYNYNLGGPSSN; translated from the coding sequence ATGGAGAAGAAGAATGAGAATGAGGATTGGGAAAaggaaatcaagaaaaagagCAAAGGACGGCAAAAGATCCGAATAGAGAAAATAGCAAACAGAAACAGTTTACAAGTGACGTTCTCGAAGCGGCGGGCGGGGGTGTTCAAGAAAGCGAGCGAACTGAGCGCATTGTGCGGCGCTGAAGTTGCTGTCATTGTTGAATCTCCTGCTGGTAAAGTCTATTCCTTTGGAAACCCTTGTGTGGACTCTGTTATCAATCGCTACGAAACAGGAGGGCATGATGAAGACGGGTTTAGTGCCGCTCTTAGGCTTCAAATTGAAGAAGAAAGTAAGAAGAAGTATTTGGAAGCAATGGGAATTTTGGACAAGGAGAAAGCTGTGAGTGTTGGTGATAGTGGGACTAATAATTGGTGGGAAGATTTGTCTTTGGACAATTTAGGGTTGCAAGAACTCCAAGAATGCATGGCTTCCATGGAAGTATTGAAGAACAATTTATTGAAAAGAGCTGATGATTTGGCCAATTCTTCTCATGATGTTTTGCACCAATTTGGAGCGCTTCCTCTTCactattataattataatttggGAGGACCTTCTTCAAATTAA
- the LOC107828934 gene encoding pentatricopeptide repeat-containing protein At5g27110, with protein MASMKILSLLKSGVNGSTSLKQCKLLHQKIVTLGLESSIIFSKNLINLYISCQDFHSAKLVFQNLENPLDITLWNGLMSDYTKNHLFNEALELFEKLLHFPYLKADSYTFPSVLKACGGLEKVQCGQMVHAHLIKCGLLSDVVVTSSLISMYAKCGLFGSAIQLFDEMPERDVACWNTMISCYYQSGKFAKALEFFEKMKGLGYSPNSVTYTAAISSCARLLDMETGERIHQQLVNDHFSLDGFVSAALVDMYGKCGWLEKAKEIFEQIPVKSLVSWNSMISGYSLRGDTRSCIELLRRMSKENTRPSSVTLSSLLMACSKSAQLQHGKFLHAYIIRNKIRSDVFLNASLVDLYFKCGRVETAQNVFSKITKKSVEAWNVMISGYVSAGYYLEALDIYNDMKLAGIKPDAITLTSALVSCSQLAALEQGKEIHKCIIDNRFESNETVMGSLLDMYAKCGVVSEASQVFDELPERDLVSWTTMIVAYGSHGQAFEALKLFNEMLHSNVKPDRVAFLAVISACAHAGLVDEGCHYFNLMVSVCDIQPSAEEYSCLIDLLGRAGRLREAYAIVQSNPHVRDDVELLSTLFSACHLHEDREIGEEIAKVLTQKDVDDPSTYVVFEKMYASQNKWNEVRRLRMKMKELKLRKKPGCSWIEVDKRIQTFLANDKSFPLVDNVYQCLCLIYSDMENYECFSLNSKGDEYYSQPAT; from the coding sequence atgGCTTCCATGAAAATTTTGTCTCTCTTGAAATCAGGCGTTAATGGTTCAACATCACTAAAGCAATGCAAACTTTTGCACCAAAAGATTGTTACTTTAGGCTTAGAAAGCAGCATTATTTTTTCCAAGAATCTAATTAACCTATACATCTCTTGCCAAGATTTCCATTCTGCTAAGCTAGTTTttcaaaatcttgaaaaccctcttgataTCACTTTGTGGAATGGTCTAATGTCTGATTATACCAAGAACCATTTGTTCAATGAAGCTCTTGAGCTCTTTGAGAAGCTGTTGCACTTCCCATATCTCAAAGCTGATAGTTACACCTTTCCTAGTGTTCTCAAGGCTTGTGGTGGTTTAGAAAAAGTCCAATGTGGTCAAATGGTACATGCTCATCTGATTAAATGTGGGCTTTTATCAGATGTTGTTGTGACAAGTTCACTGATCAGTATGTACGCGAAATGCGGCTTGTTCGGTTCGGCTATACAGCTGTTTGATGAAATGCCTGAAAGAGACGTTGCGTGTTGGAATACTATGATTTCATGCTACTATCAAAGTGGGAAATTTGCCAAAGCGCTTGAGTTCTTTGAGAAAATGAAGGGTTTGGGATATTCGCCTAATTCGGTTACGTACACAGCTGCAATCTCGTCATGTGCGAGGCTTTTGGATATGGAAACAGGGGAGAGAATTCATCAGCAATTAGTGAATGATCATTTTTCATTGGATGGTTTTGTAAGTGCTGCTCTTGTAGACATGTATGGGAAATGTGGCTGGTTAGAGAAGGCTAAAGAAATCTTTGAGCAAATCCCTGTCAAGAGTTTGGTTTCCTGGAATTCCATGATATCTGGGTATAGTTTGAGAGGTGATACCAGATCATGCATTGAGCTTTTAAGAAGGATGAGCAAAGAAAACACGAGACCGTCTTCTGTGACTTTAAGCAGCTTATTAATGGCATGCTCTAAATCCGCTCAATTGCAGCACGGGAAGTTTCTTCATGCATATATAATTCGAAATAAAATAAGATCTGATGTCTTTCTTAATGCTTCACTTGTTGACTTATATTTCAAATGTGGGAGAGTTGAGACTGCCCAAAATGTCTTTAGTAAGATCACAAAGAAGAGTGTGGAAGCTTGGAATGTAATGATCTCCGGATATGTGTCAGCTGGATACTACTTGGAGGCTCTTGACATCTATAATGACATGAAGTTGGCAGGGATAAAACCTGATGCAATCACTTTGACGAGTGCCTTGGTATCTTGTTCACAGTTGGCTGCCTTAGAACAGGGCAAGGAGATCCACAAGTGTATCATTGACAATAGGTTTGAATCCAATGAAACTGTTATGGGATCATTGCTTGATATGTATGCTAAATGTGGTGTCGTAAGTGAAGCTTCTCAAGTCTTTGATGAGTTGCCTGAGAGAGATCTGGTATCATGGACTACAATGATTGTGGCATATGGATCTCATGGCCAAGCTTTTGAAGCTTTAAAACTCTTTAATGAAATGCTGCATTCTAATGTAAAACCCGACAGAGTTGCATTCCTTGCAGTAATTTCTGCATGTGCTCATGCAGGATTAGTGGATGAAGGTTGTCATTATTTTAATTTAATGGTCAGTGTTTGTGACATCCAACCATCAGCTGAAGAGTACTCATGTCTTATTGACCTTCTTGGGCGTGCTGGAAGATTGCGTGAAGCCTATGCAATTGTACAGAGCAACCCACACGTCAGGGACGATGTTGAGTTGTTAAGCACATTATTTTCTGCATGCCATTTGCACGAGGATCGAGAGATTGGAGAAGAAATTGCAAAGGTACTTACTCAAAAGGACGTGGATGATCCATCGACTTATGTTGTTTTTGAAAAAATGTATGCTTCGCAGAACAAATGGAATGAGGTACGCAGGTTGAGAATGAAGATGAAGGAGCTAAAGTTGAGGAAAAAACCTGGATGTAGTTGGATTGAAGTAGACAAGAGGATTCAAACTTTCTTGGCAAATGATAAATCATTCCCATTAGTAGACAATGTTTATCAATGTCTATGCTTAATTTATAGTGACATGGAAAACTATGAATGCTTTAGTCTTAATAGCAAGGGAGATGAATACTACTCACAGCCAGCAACTTGA